The Panulirus ornatus isolate Po-2019 chromosome 55, ASM3632096v1, whole genome shotgun sequence genome has a segment encoding these proteins:
- the LOC139765719 gene encoding uncharacterized protein has protein sequence MRRVLLLVLLVTVVTAAVHPHYYYINPDPPPPPTPPPLTYGTPPPPPPPPPPPPTYGTPPPPLHHLHHLHRLTAYHHPLHHHHHLLLLHPHLRHTAPRPLHHHHLHPRPTAPRPLHHHLHLHHHHRLTAPRPLHHHHHLHHHPRLTASHPLHHLLPHPRLTAPRPLHHHHLHPRPTAPRPLHHHLHLRHTAPRPLHHHHHLLPHPPTYGTPPPPPPPPPPPPPTYGTPPPPPPPPPPTYGTPPPPPPPPPPTYGTPPPPPPPPPPPPTYGTPPPPPPPPPPPTYGTPPPPPDPSYGRQEEVVELMVNEREGPDEDGVYTFTFESSDGIRRQEEGLPLGENGAVTTQGGWWFTYPDGTPGHFTFVADGEGFKVDSDLLPVAPPMPPHAIAQIEKARVEDAAAASAPQYGAPPPVVSYG, from the exons ATGAGGAGG gttctgctgctggtgctgctggtgacggtggtgacggcTGCTGTCCACCCACACTACTACTATATCAACccagatccaccaccaccaccaacacctccacctctcacctacggcaccccaccaccccctccaccacctccaccaccaccaccgacataCGGCACCccgccaccccccctccaccacctccaccacctccaccgacTTACGGcataccaccaccccctccaccaccaccaccacctcctcctcctccacccccacctccgacatacggcaccccgccccctccaccaccaccacctccacccccgaCCTACGGCaccccgccccctccaccaccacctccacctccaccaccaccaccgacttaCGGCaccccgccccctccaccaccaccaccacctccaccaccacccccgactTACGGcatcccaccccctccaccacctcctcccccacccccgacTTACGGCaccccgccccctccaccaccaccacctccacccccgaCCTACGGCaccccgccccctccaccaccacctccacctccgacatacggcaccccgccccctccaccaccaccaccacctcctcccccaccccccgacCTACGGCAcaccgccccctccaccaccaccacctccaccaccacctccgacaTACGGCAcaccgccccctccaccaccacctccacccccgaCCTACGGCaccccgccccctccaccaccacctccacctccgacatacggcaccccgccccctccaccaccaccaccacctccacccccgaCCTACGGCaccccgccccctccaccaccaccacctccacccccgaCCTACGgcaccccgccccctcccccggACCCCAGCTacgggaggcaggaggaggtcgTGGAGTTGATGGTGAACGAGCGTGAGGGACCTGATGAGGACGGTGTGTACACCTTCACCTTCGAGAGCAGCGACGGCATCAGGCGTCAGGAGGAGGGCCTGCCCCTGGGGGAAAATGGCGCCGTGACGACCCAAGGCGGCTGGTG GTTCACCTACCCTGACGGCACCCCCGGCCACTTCACCTTCGTGGCCGACGGTGAGGGCTTTAAGGTGGACTCTGACCTGCTGCCCGTGGCCCCGCCCATGCCACCACACGCCATCGCCCAGATCGAGAAGGCTCGTGTGGAGGACGCAGCTGCGGCAAGTGCACCTCAGTATGGTGCCCCACCACCGGTCGTCAGCTACGGCTAG